Genomic DNA from Pseudomonas helmanticensis:
GACCATGCCCAGCTCGTGACGAGCCCGCTCTTCAACGGTCTCCATGCCTTTTTTCAACTCGCTGACTTCAGCGTCCATCACTCGGTTGCGCTCCAGCAAACCTTCGTTCTCGGCATGTTGATCAGCAATCTGCTGATTCAGCTCGGCGACCTGCGCCAGACTGCCATTGCCCACCCACAGGCGGTACTGCAGACCGGCCAGCAG
This window encodes:
- the ftsB gene encoding cell division protein FtsB: MRSPYWLFLVLLLLLAGLQYRLWVGNGSLAQVAELNQQIADQHAENEGLLERNRVMDAEVSELKKGMETVEERARHELGMVKDGETLYQLAQ